From the Quercus lobata isolate SW786 chromosome 6, ValleyOak3.0 Primary Assembly, whole genome shotgun sequence genome, one window contains:
- the LOC115995353 gene encoding small acidic protein 1, whose amino-acid sequence MRAMPMDFFADMDDQPSTMAMDVDDVDPLEIFGEGVISMDSKLADADFYNAFEDDFDDSDIN is encoded by the coding sequence ATGAGAGCAATGCCGATGGACTTCTTCGCGGACATGGACGACCAGCCTTCGACTATGGCCATGGACGTGGACGACGTTGATCCACTCGAGATCTTCGGTGAGGGCGTCATCTCCATGGACAGCAAGCTCGCCGATGCCGATTTCTACAACGCATTCGAAGACGACTTCGATGACTCTGACATCAATTGA
- the LOC115995107 gene encoding microfibrillar-associated protein 1-like isoform X1 — MSVTAGVSDTIIAIRDKLRGKIGQTKVKRYWPGRAPEWADDAHEDGDVQMDRVVALEQAFPSQEDSNIVRKDDARLRRLAQSRIDNREEVRADHRRIRQAEIVSTIEEEARRQEKLDMEEDDADALEERRRRIREKLLQEQEEAAFLEEEEEEVEEEEEEEEESEYETNSEEEHVGIAMVKPVFVPKSERDTIAERERLEAEERALEESKKKRLEERKMQTKQIVVEEIRKDEEIHKNLEMEANIADVDTDDEINEAEEYEAWKVREIARIKRDREDRESMLKEKEEIERVRNMTEEERREWERKNPKPAPPPKQKWRFMQKYYHKGVFFQSNADDTAATAGSDNIYTRDFSAPTGEDKMDKTILPKVMQVKHFGRSGRTKWTHLVNEDTTDWDNPWTYNDPLRTKYNAKMAGMNAPIAKPKGSKKLKDWESR, encoded by the exons ATGTCGGTGACAGCAGGTGTTAGTGATACTATAATTGCCATTAGGGATAAGCTTAGGGGAAAAATTGGGCAAACAAAAGTTAAAAGGTATTGGCCTGGTAGAGCACCTGAATGGGCTGATGATGCCCATGAAGATGGAGATGTTCAGATGGATAGAGTGGTCGCTCTGGAACAAGCGTTCCCGAGTCAGGAAGACTCAAATATTGTTAGGAAGGATGATGCTAGGCTGCGTCGCTTGGCTCAGAGTAGGATAGATAATCGTGAGGAAGTGAGAGCTGATCACCGGCGCATTCGACAAGCTGAGATTGTTTCAACAATTGAAGAGGAAGCTAGAAGGCAGGAAAAGTTAGATATGGAGGAAGATGATGCAGATGCTTTAgaggaaaggagaagaagaattaggGAGAAGTTGCTTCAGGAGCAGGAAGAGGCTGCATTTCtggaagaagaggaggaggaggtagaggaggaggaggaggaggaagaggaatcTGAATATGAGACCAACTCGGAGGAAGAACATGTGGGTATTGCAATGGTTAAGCCTGTCTTTGTTCCCAAGTCAGAGAGGGATACCATTGCTGAGCGGGAACGTCTTGAGGCTGAGGAACGGGCCCTTGAGGaatcaaagaagaagagattggaGGAGAGGAAGATGCAGACCAAGCAGATTGTGGTTGAGGAGATCCGAAAGGATGAAGAGATTCATAAGAATTTGGAAATGGAGGCAAATATTGCTGATGTAGATACTGATGATGAAATTAATGAGGCAGAGGAGTATGAAGCTTGGAAGGTGAGGGAGATTGCTAGGATCAAGAGGGATAGGGAGGACCGTGAGTCAAtgttgaaggagaaggaagagatTGAGAGGGTGAGAAACATGACGGAGGAAGAGAGGAGGGAGTGGGAGAGGAAGAATCCAAAACCTGCTCCACCACCAAAGCAGAAATGGAGGTTCATGCAGAAATATTACCACAAGGGTGTATTCTTCCAGTCAAATGCTGATGACACTGCTGCAACTGCTGGATCAGATAATATTTACACTCGGGATTTCTCTGCCCCAACTGGAGAAGATAAGATGGACAAGACAATATTGCCTAAGGTCATGCAGGTCAAGCACTTTGGTCGTAGTGGAAGGACAAAATGGACTCATCTTGTCAATGAGGATACAACCGACTGGGACAACCC GTGGACATACAATGATCCTCTACGCACAAAATACAATGCAAAAATGGCTGGAATGAATGCACCTATAGCGAAACCTAAAGGAAGCAAGAAATTGAAGGATTGGGAGTCTCGTTGA
- the LOC115995107 gene encoding microfibrillar-associated protein 1-like isoform X2, with translation MSVTAGVSDTIIAIRDKLRGKIGQTKVKRYWPGRAPEWADDAHEDGDVQMDRVVALEQAFPSQEDSNIVRKDDARLRRLAQSRIDNREEVRADHRRIRQAEIVSTIEEEARRQEKLDMEEDDADALEERRRRIREKLLQEQEEAAFLEEEEEEVEEEEEEEEESEYETNSEEEHVGIAMVKPVFVPKSERDTIAERERLEAEERALEESKKKRLEERKMQTKQIVVEEIRKDEEIHKNLEMEANIADVDTDDEINEAEEYEAWKVREIARIKRDREDRESMLKEKEEIERVRNMTEEERREWERKNPKPAPPPKQKWRFMQKYYHKGVFFQSNADDTAATAGSDNIYTRDFSAPTGEDKMDKTILPKVMQVKHFGRSGRTKWTHLVNEDTTDWDNP, from the exons ATGTCGGTGACAGCAGGTGTTAGTGATACTATAATTGCCATTAGGGATAAGCTTAGGGGAAAAATTGGGCAAACAAAAGTTAAAAGGTATTGGCCTGGTAGAGCACCTGAATGGGCTGATGATGCCCATGAAGATGGAGATGTTCAGATGGATAGAGTGGTCGCTCTGGAACAAGCGTTCCCGAGTCAGGAAGACTCAAATATTGTTAGGAAGGATGATGCTAGGCTGCGTCGCTTGGCTCAGAGTAGGATAGATAATCGTGAGGAAGTGAGAGCTGATCACCGGCGCATTCGACAAGCTGAGATTGTTTCAACAATTGAAGAGGAAGCTAGAAGGCAGGAAAAGTTAGATATGGAGGAAGATGATGCAGATGCTTTAgaggaaaggagaagaagaattaggGAGAAGTTGCTTCAGGAGCAGGAAGAGGCTGCATTTCtggaagaagaggaggaggaggtagaggaggaggaggaggaggaagaggaatcTGAATATGAGACCAACTCGGAGGAAGAACATGTGGGTATTGCAATGGTTAAGCCTGTCTTTGTTCCCAAGTCAGAGAGGGATACCATTGCTGAGCGGGAACGTCTTGAGGCTGAGGAACGGGCCCTTGAGGaatcaaagaagaagagattggaGGAGAGGAAGATGCAGACCAAGCAGATTGTGGTTGAGGAGATCCGAAAGGATGAAGAGATTCATAAGAATTTGGAAATGGAGGCAAATATTGCTGATGTAGATACTGATGATGAAATTAATGAGGCAGAGGAGTATGAAGCTTGGAAGGTGAGGGAGATTGCTAGGATCAAGAGGGATAGGGAGGACCGTGAGTCAAtgttgaaggagaaggaagagatTGAGAGGGTGAGAAACATGACGGAGGAAGAGAGGAGGGAGTGGGAGAGGAAGAATCCAAAACCTGCTCCACCACCAAAGCAGAAATGGAGGTTCATGCAGAAATATTACCACAAGGGTGTATTCTTCCAGTCAAATGCTGATGACACTGCTGCAACTGCTGGATCAGATAATATTTACACTCGGGATTTCTCTGCCCCAACTGGAGAAGATAAGATGGACAAGACAATATTGCCTAAGGTCATGCAGGTCAAGCACTTTGGTCGTAGTGGAAGGACAAAATGGACTCATCTTGTCAATGAGGATACAACCGACTGGGACAACCC TTGA
- the LOC115949979 gene encoding putative F-box protein At5g55150, with translation MAESSKRRRISTTKGKPKYSSSSWLDLPTEFLELILKKLSFVDVIPFKAVCSSWRSAAAQLQSQYHSIQITPWLMLPNDQEDDYTSRCFLNLAENKVYKFENAFEFERLGNDPWCVGSSHGWLKKLITKAVLLADPSRCKNFVVVVIYGFLSRLAFVKHGDTTWTNLSDAADQVYRDIICYNNQLYALDDNLSVKVWGFQGPSPNEIMTIPPLTLLKDVDSTRKSSRDICVSTQIYLVKTSSELLFIERFIRKSFKELSTEDGTQTVVCSFSTKMFCVFELNLREQRWEKVKSLNDQVLFLGGNQSISFSGLDVFNRCKPNSIYFTDDKWNDEYDTEFSYGGHDVGLFNLDDQIITHFYDSDLEKIDPPPFWITPNPW, from the exons ATGGCTGAAAGcagtaaaagaagaagaatttctACGACCAAAGGGAAACCAAAGTACTCATCATCTTCATGGTTAGACCTCCCTACCGAATTCTTGGAACTTATCCTCAAAAAGCTTTCCTTCGTTGACGTTATTCCCTTCAAAGCTGTTTGTTCTTCTTGGAGATCCGCAGCTGCACAATTACAATCACAATATCATTCCATTCAAATTACTCCATGGCTCATGCTTCCCAATGACCAAGAAGATGACTATACATCTCGCTGCTTCCTTAATCTCGCAGAAAACAAGGTTTACAAGTTCGAGAATGCATTTGAGTTTGAGAGACTTGGTAATGACCCTTGGTGTGTGGGCTCTTCCCACGGTTGGTTG AAGAAACTCATCACCAAAGCTGTCTTGTTGGCAGACCCATCACGTTGCAAAAACTTTGTGGTGGTAGTGATCTATGGTTTTCTGTCAAGGCTTGCATTTGTTAAGCATGGAGACACAACATGGACCAACCTCAGCGATGCAGCTGATCAAGTCTACCGTGACATTATATGCTACAATAATCAGCTTTACGCATTGGATGACAATCTTTCAGTGAAAGTATGGGGTTTTCAAGGTCCCTCTCCCAATGAAATCATGACCATTCCACCTTTGACACTACTAAAAGATGTTGATAGTACTCGAAAGTCTTCTAGAGACATTTGTGTTTCAACGCAGATCTATCTGGTGAAGACCTCAAGTGAGCTCTTGTTCATCGAACGGTTCATTCGAAAATCTTTTAAGGAACTTAGTACCGAAGACGGCACACAGACTGTGGTTTGTTCATTTAGTACAAAGATGTTTTGTGTCTTCGAGTTAAATTTGAGAGAGCAAAGATGGGAAAAGGTGAAATCTTTGAACGATCAGGTTCTGTTCTTGGGTGGAAATCAGTCCATATCATTCTCCGGTCTTGATGTTTTCAATCGGTGCAAACCAAATTCCATTTATTTCACGGATGATAAATGGAATGATGAGTATGATACGGAGTTCTCGTATGGTGGCCACGATGTTGGATTGTTCAATTTAGATGATCAAATTATTACGCATTTTTATGATTCTGATTTGGAGAAGATCGATCCACCACCCTTTTGGATTACTCCAAATCCATGGTGA
- the LOC115949980 gene encoding F-box protein At3g07870-like: MGPPNCRKLFTGVRNSDGKLTQISSIEIPFCHSRIAGFCNGMFCFASYLSNCKDLIYLWNPSIRKFKMLDGTSISDTRIALGLAYHSENNDFKILRIGEKLEPAEAEVYTLSTDSWRRVVISVEGRNGSIDGIDDSPCVFFNGALHCIAYNAHKFILSFDVNEEKFGEIMLPQNYLDELDGYLDGFSQNLTVFKGSLALIVFGKARVRNSNKCHIWVMKEYGVVKSWTQKSLAVGWVDSFYGCTDDGELLIEKRNGLLLSFDPESLKKNSLGFQFPTWVGFTSNFMESLVLLE, translated from the coding sequence ATGGGTCCTCCCAATTGCAGAAAATTATTTACTGGTGTTCGCAATAGTGATGGCAAATTGACCCAAATTTCTAGCATTGAAATACCCTTTTGTCATTCTCGGATAGCGGGCTTCTGTAATGGCATGTTCTGCTTTGCTAGTTATCTGAGCAATTGTAAAGATTTAATATATTTGTGGAACCCGAGCATTAGGAAATTTAAGATGCTCGATGGTACTAGCATCTCTGACACACGTATTGCTCTTGGACTTGCATATCATTCTGAAAACAATGACTTCAAGATTTTGAGAATTGGAGAAAAATTGGAGCCGGCTGAGGCCGAAGTTTATACATTGAGTACAGATTCATGGAGAAGGGTTGTCATATCGGTGGAGGGACGTAATGGATCTATTGATGGTATTGATGATTCACCCTGTGTATTTTTTAATGGAGCTCTGCACTGTATAGCATATAATGCTCACAAATTCATTTTGTCATTTGATGTCAATGAGGAAAAATTTGGAGAGATAATGCTGCCACAGAATTACTTAGATGAACTTGATGGATATTTAGATggattttctcaaaatcttaCGGTGTTTAAGGGATCATTGGCATTGATTGTTTTCGGTAAGGCTCGTGTTCGAAATAGTAATAAGTGTCACATATGGGTGATGAAGGAGTATGGTGTCGTTAAGTCTTGGACTCAAAAGAGTTTAGCTGTGGGTTGGGTTGACAGCTTCTATGGCTGCACTGACGATGGTGAACTTCTCATTGAGAAGCGCAATGGGCTCCTTCTTTCATTTGATCCTGAGAGTCTGAAAAAGAATAGTCTTGGATTTCAATTTCCTACATGGGTAGGTTTCACAAGTAATTTTATGGAGAGTTTGGTTTTACTCGAATAG
- the LOC115949981 gene encoding uncharacterized protein LOC115949981, translating to MGGGVMNSDYESEELLSLDESSSSSEGGDDSSDDDIPVAEVDNSIRSSKYPIFRPVAKAENLRFEKDMLFISAKQFKDAITDYAVHGGWGIKFVKNDLVRVRARCQPGCNFVAYLAKVPREKSFRLKTLNMEHTCTRSYKNPRCTASYIGKKLVKRVRRQPGIKLKDIQEAVYEKYVVDISAGKASRARERAQDAIDGTYTAQFNQLWEYCDELRRCSPRSTILMKVHTYEDGDLAAEHGLATGLPYFERLYICLEGCKKGFLAGCRPIIGLDACHLKTKTGGQLMCAVGRDPNDEYFPFAYAVVEAETKDSWTWFLNLLLADIGDDKQWVFISDQQKGLVNTFVDNWPQYKHRICCRHLYQNLRKNHPGVIIDLFWKAAKATYRQAFERAMNELKEVDEDAFKWLQSQSTTIWARHMFKSDGQSDTVLNNMCESFNSAIVKFRSKPIITMLECIRLYLMTRFQANREMIMKVESELCPKIRKRLYKEKLTCSKWIACWAGRMKFEVKNGLESFIVDLEEKKCSCRKWDIVGIPCCHAISCIFFNREDAEKYVNTCYKRTTYIDCYEPIIEPINGQNMWGPSGLPPVQPPIKRRPPGRPKKKRALEPDEPRSHRKKRGLGISKQCKLCGKLGHNKRSCKGEVGGNSSLPGSASQASRTTTRAAKDAQPTVHRAQPSSNDNVTTDNQSNRRPKKQRKRSAATTKTLNATGNAARYMAAMRSDKR from the exons ATGGGTGGTGGTGTCATGAATTCTGACTATGAGAGTGAGGAGTTGCTTAGCCTTGATGAATCATCATCAAGCAGTGAGGGTGGTGATGATTCAAGTGATGATGACATCCCTGTTGCTGAGGTTGACAATTCTATTAGGAGCAGCAAATATCCAATCTTTAGGCCAGTAGCCAAAGCTGAGAATCTTAGGTTTGAAAAGGATATGTTGTTCATCTCAGCTAAACAATTTAAAGATGCTATAACTGATTATGCAGTCCATGGTGGGTGGGgtataaaatttgtgaaaaatgacTTGGTGAGAGTGAGAGCCCGATGCCAGCCAGGGTGCAATTTTGTTGCCTACCTTGCAAAGGTGCCAAGGGAGAAGAGTTTTAGATTGAAAACACTGAACATGGAACACACATGCACCAGAAGCTATAAAAATCCAAGGTGCACAGCATCATACATTGGGAAGAAGTTAGTGAAGAGGGTTAGGAGACAGCCTGGCATAAAGCTTAAGGATATTCAGGAGGCTGTGTATGAGAAGTATGTGGTTGACATAAGTGCAGGTAAGGCAAGTAGGGCTAGAGAGAGAGCTCAAGATGCTATTGATGGAACCTACACTGCACAGTTCAACCAACTATGGGAGTACTGTGATGAGTTGAGAAGGTGCAGTCCTAGGAGCACAATATTGATGAAGGTGCATACTTATGAGGATGGTGATTTGGCAGCTGAGCATGGATTGGCAACCGGGCTGCCATATTTTGAAAGACTGTACATCTGCCTTGAAGGTTGCAAGAAGGGCTTCTTGGCAGGGTGCAGGCCAATCATTGGTCTAGATGCATGCCATCTGAAGACCAAGACAGGTGGTCAGCTGATGTGTGCTGTTGGCAGAGATCCCAATGATGAATACTTCCCATTCGCATATGCAGTAGTAGAGGCTGAAACAAAGGACAGTTGGACCTGGTTTCTTAATTTATTGCTTGCTGACATAGGAGATGACAAGCAATGGGTGTTCATATCTGACCAGCAGAAG GGGTTGGTGAACACCTTTGTTGACAATTGGCCACAGTACAAGCACAGGATCTGCTGCAGACATTTATAccaaaatttgaggaaaaatcaTCCTGGTGTCATTATAGACCTTTTTTGGAAAGCAGCCAAGGCTACCTATCGGCAAGCATTTGAGAGGGCAATGAATGAGCTAAAGGAGGTGGATGAAGATGCATTCAAATGGCTGCAATCTCAGTCAACAACTATCTGGGCTAGGCACATGTTCAAAAGTGATGGGCAGAGTGACACGGTCTTGAACAACATGTGTGAAAGCTTCAACAGCGCGATAGTTAAGTTCAGGAGCAAACCTATAATCACCATG CTTGAGTGTATTAGGCTATATCTAATGACTAGATTTCAAGCAAACAGAGAAATGATTATGAAGGTGGAATCTGAGTTGTGTCCTAAGATAAGGAAGAGGCTGTACAAGGAGAAGTTGACATGCAGCAAGTGGATAGCATGTTGGGCTGGTCGTATGAAGTTTGAAGTGAAGAATGGGCTTGAGAGTTTCATTGTGGACTTGGAAGAGAAGAAATGCAGCTGTAGGAAGTGGGACATAGTTGGCATACCATGTTGCCATGCCATTTCTTGCATATTTTTCAACAGAGAAGATGCTGAAAAGTATGTCAATACTTGCTACAAAAGGACTACCTACATTGATTGCTATGAACCCATTATAGAGCCCATCAATGGCCAGAATATGTGGGGTCCTAGTGGACTGCCACCTGTGCAACCCCCTATCAAGAGGAGACCTCCTGGCAGGCCTAAGAAGAAGAGGGCACTGGAGCCTGATGAACCTAGAAGTCACAGAAAAAAAAGAGGCCTAGGCATCTCAAAACAATGCAAGTTATGTGGGAAATTAGGACACAACAAGAGGAGCTGCAAGGGAGAAGTAGGAGGGAACTCCTCCTTGCCTGGGAGTGCATCCCAAGCCAGTAGGACCACTACAAGG GCAGCCAAGGATGCTCAGCCAACAGTACACAGGGCACAACCAAGCTCTAATGATAATGTGACCACTGATAACCAGTCCAATCGAAGACCAAAAAAACAGAGGAAGAGAAGTGCAGCCACTACTAAAACCTTGAATGCAACTGGGAATGCAGCAAGATATATGGCAGCAATGAGATCTGATAAAAGATAG